The sequence below is a genomic window from Bos taurus isolate L1 Dominette 01449 registration number 42190680 breed Hereford chromosome 7, ARS-UCD2.0, whole genome shotgun sequence.
cggattcatttcgatatttggcaaaactaatacaatattgtaaagtttaaaaataaaataaaattaaaaaaatatattgagaaAATGTCCTTAAGCATGTACATTAGTTaacagttttcattcaaatagaaaatacaaagtgAATCTCAACAGAGCAAGTGAATCCTGTGCTGGAAGAGAGTCTAGAAAAATATAAACCTCTTGATTCTAGAAACAAGGAGACTGACTCAGCGAGGGTGGTGGTAACATGCCCACTTCTTATAAATATCTTCTAAGTGATTTTTGAAAAGAATTTGGAATTTTGTCTTCTTGTTATTTAGGTATTCTTTAATTGATTTTGCTAATGTTTGCTCTGAATCTGGACTGGATAAATTGGAagaattttatattgaaatacatTCAATTCAGCAAATCCATGAAGTCAGAGCCCCATCTTTccatattatataattaaaaaaagaactccaAACTAGACAATTCATAGGGTTAACATATTTAATAGGCATAGATGCAAAAGATACTTCAAAACTAATATTATTTACCAAGATCACAGATTCAAACAATGTACATATCGGTAATAAGCAGTTTTATCCCAATAATATTCACACAGTCCAGTATGAGAAGGTCTATTAATGTTATCTAGCTCAATAACACTAAATCAATAATAACATGAATCTCAAATGCATGTAATATTCAATGTAAACTTTGATTTAAAATGATGCAACAATCAAAATTTGTTAAAGTATTGAATAGGCTGGGTAAAATACTGACCATGCATATAAACAAGTCAGAACACTGTACATAACTAAGAatataagaaattatttaaatctaTAAGGAAAATCCAAACAACTCAATAGAAAACATAGACAAAAGATGCTCAAAGGGAACTTGAAGAAGTAATTCAAGAGGTTAgtggatatttttttcttaatatcaatgatcatgtaaattaaaacaaaagtaatttGCATTATTCTATGATTGGCCATGATAGCTGCACCTAACACTATCTGACAGGATCACATATGAAAAGCGACTGAAGCAAAAATCAGCAGTGGATGCCATTAAAAAATTAGGGATTCAGTTATCTCAAAGCCAAAAACAATGCCACTTTTAGATTATTTACTAGACAAAACTCACGTCACATGCATGGGGACCATAAACTATACTGatagaaaattagaaagaaaCTAAATATTGACAAATATGCTATCCTCTGCAAACAAGTTACAAAGTGGAGTCATAATTGAAAATTTTCTAAGGTAATAAATATTGTACACATTATTGGAATAACAAACTGTGATAATGATATGGACATTATTATATCTTATTTATAGATATTTTGATTAACAAAGCAAATGTGTATTTGATTACATAATTGACTTTGATAGTATACATTAGGCACTAAAAATGATGTAAATATTTACTAAAGATATGGTACCATTCACGTAAGTTGCGCTGTTTATAAAGTAACTtacagaagaactaaaaaaaaaagatttcctatACAGGGCTTGCCTGGTGATTCAGTGtttaaagaatctatctgcagtgcagaagatgcagatggttcaatacctgggtggggaagatcctctggagaagaaaatggcaacccattccaatactctggctgggaaaatcccatggacagaatagcctggctgactacagtccacagggtcacaaaaagacatgactgagcagagcaCACAGCACCGATTATGAATAAAGTGCAAACATAAACTTCCTGGAAATCACTAATCTATTACTTTCTTTAAAAGTCTGATTTACAAAGAAAAGACATATGTTATATAAGAATGAAAGTCATTTGCGTATATATTCAACTCTATTCCCATAGATACTTATATGTAACAGAAGTAAAAGCTAGCAGCTTTGATGAAAGGAGAATTACTCTTTGGAAATAACTGAAATGTTCCAGATTTTATGTGTAGTGGTGCTGTATCTCAAATGATAGTTATATAATCAGTCAATTATGTATGGTAATCAACCTGCTTGTTAATATTCAAATtagttaataaattaatattttagtacATTTAAAAGGTGACTATTGATAACAAAGTATGAAAGCCTATAAGTAAGACCAGTTTCTTTATGTTCCTTTAGGTTGTATTCCTTCATAAATTTTTCAAGCCATTTATAATGCATATATTTAACTAATAAAGATTCAGTTTGTAAGTATATGTTAGGTATGAATGTTAACTCTTGAGACATCCCTAAACTAAGAAAATGTCCCTGTAATCAGGAAAACGGGTCACGGTAACATAAGGTGATGGGTGACCCTGAGCAGTAtcggtgtatgtgtgtgctaagtaacTGTAGTAGCTAGAAACTTGATGTACCAAGGCCATGGGCTGTTTGCAGGCATAGAATGGAGAAACTGATCCATTTTCTCTTCATCTCTAGTACACTGAGTTTTAGTAGGTTGACATTTTGCTTTGTgtatacaatttattttaaaaatctaattcatcataaggtttaaaaaaaaagatctctagtaagagtaaaaaaaaaataacagtagaAATATTCAATAGTTATGATGTGTACTATATAACATCAATATTGACTAACAGGGATTATCTGAAACTCCTTAAGATGGAAGTCCCAAAATTATAGAAATTGAGATTATATAATAACAGTTCCTAATACTATGAATAAATTATCTGTGGCATACTGAcaaaatattgagaaagaaatgCAATTGGTAGTATTCCATatataaaaaatcaatttattttggtGAAAAATAGTTGCAAAGAAATGGACAATTGGATACCAAGGCAGACATCTTGTGAAGTGAAAGAATTTaactcatgattttttttccaagtctCATTTTTTCTGTTTAGATCAATTTTTCTTAAGGAAATACCCAAGCTTCCTTTTAAGCAGTTCTCATTTCCTAATCATTCATTGTCTTCCAGGAATAACAGGAGTCATGGAAAATGCAAGTGACACCACAGGAATAAATTTCATTCTTCTAGGACTTTTTGACTACACACAGACCCATCTGTTCCTCTTTGCCATGGTGCTCATGGCCTTCCTCACCTCCCTGATGGGCAACACCTTCATGATCATGCTCATTCAGGTGGATCCCCAGCTGCACACTCCCATGTACTTCCTGCTTAGCCAGCTCTCCCTTATGGACATGATGCTGGTTCTCACTATTGTCCCCAAAATGGCAGCCAACTACCTGATGCACAACAGGTCTATCTCTCCTGCTGGCTGTGGTGCTCAAATCTTCCTGTTTCTCACTCTGGGAGGGGGCGAGTGCTTCCTCTTAGCCgccatggcctatgaccgctatgtggccatatGTCACCCCTTGAGATACCCGATCCTcatgaatcagaaactctgctTGCACATGACAGCAGGCTCCTGGCTTTTGGGAGGGGTGGATGGGCTGATGCAGGCTGGTGCCACTCTGAGCTTTCCTTACTGCCACTCTCGGGAAGTCAATCACTTCTTTTGTGAGGCACCATCACTTGTTCATCTTGCCTGTGCTGACACCGTGATTTTTGAGTTTTTCATGTACGTCTGTTGCGTCCTGATGCTCCTGATTCCACTCTCTCTCATTCTGGCTTCCTACAGTCTCATCTTGGCTGCTGTGCTCCATATGCAGTCCACCGCAGCCAGGAAGAAAGCCTTTGCGACCTGTTCCTCCCATCTGGCTGTCGTGGGGCTCTTCTATGGCACTCTCATGTTTATCTACATGCGGCCCAAATCCTCCCATTCAGGGGCGCATGACAAGGTGGTTTCTGCTTTCTACACCATCTTCACCCCTGTGTTGAACCCCCTTATATACAGTGTGAGGAATAAAGATGTCAAGGGAGCTTTGAGAAAGTGGCTAGTAAAGCACTTTCGATGGTCTCAATAGTGATCATTATTCTCCAAAATGACATGATTAGATTTAGGTTATGAAATGCGGTTTGTATCaacatattttctctctctttcccagttTGCATTGatttttacaaattatttcttttatatttgataaattaattaaaaatgacatttgtCATATTTTCACACCTTATCATATTTTCTTCTGAACTTTGGACCTCAGCAATAAGATCGAGGCACTATAATACAAGATATGTTAAATATCAACCATGTAATTTGTATTTTggtatattcaataaaaattcttaattattatggacatgaattattttaaaagtgcataattattttgaagaaaGTACTGTAGAACTAAATTCATATACTTTTGATAAACTTCAAATGagcaaataattatatatatatgaaagttgcaAGAAATATTCATCAAAATGTTTTCAGGGGAATTATTATGCCTGATTATGTTATTAAAAACATCTTTAGATAAAGAGACTAGGCTGTGTACATTCAGGGATTGTTAATATATGAAGTAACTATGAAGAAGTCAACATCTTTATTTGACAAACAGAAAACCTATTAAAGTAATATGTGAGTAAATTTATCACATAAATTAACATAGATAatacccatcacttcatgggaaatagatggggaaacagtgtcagactttatttttggggggggctccaaaatcactacagatggtgattgcagccatgaaattaaaagacacttactccttggaagaaaagttatgaccaatctagatagcatattgaaaagcagagacattactttgccaacaaagatccatctagacaaggctatggtttttccagtggtcatgtatggatgtgagagttggactgtgaagaaagctgagggctgaagaattgatgcttttgaactgtggtgttggagaagactcttgaaagtcccttggactgcaaggagatccaaccagtccattctgaaggagatcagccctgggatttctttggaaggaacgatgctaaagctgaaactctagtactttggccacctcatgcgaagagttgactcattggaaaagactctgatgctgggagggattgggggcaggagaagaaggagacgacggaggatgagatggctggatggtatcactgactcgatggacgtgagtctgagtgaaccccaggagttggtgatggacagggaggcctggcatgctgtgattcatggggtcacaaatgttggacacgactgagcgactgaattgaactgaacacacatagaTTATATACAGCTGTAATTAGAGCAGAAAATATCCAagtatttttttcacatatttcttGCTTTCTATTAACTGTCCTACAGATAGAAGAAATCATCTTTGATCACAAGGAAACTTTGGGACCAACTGTTTTACATCTAGTGTTTAACTGAGGGGAGTGAATCTAAGTTTATTGGAGAAGTCTTACACTCCTGATGTATCTGCAAATTTTTTAggacaatttattttttaaaaaagaaaaaaaaatgaaaagaaggaaggaaggtttATACCTTaaacattttgattttaaaagattGTCAGAGAGAACAGCTGGACCTGGAGTACATCTCTccccacggatacatcaggaatacatcttcagacacagaagtgcatgcagaacaccagctgagagcaggcaGTAGTACcggaccagaggaaaagaatatatagaatccCCCAAAACTCAGTAGGACTAAGGAACTAGCAGTAAAAACAGGAGTGATAGTAGGACTGGGcctgccctcagtgggtgggggaacttaagcaggggtctgatccccacagaGGGGCAACTGTCtgaatcagaggagaaacatttaaggctgagagtgaaacagccaATCTATGGCAGCCTAAATgcaatgagaatcagacagtctttGCTGCAGCCATACTTACCCCAGACAGGAATGCTGATCTCCtggaaggcacagtggctgggagctggaactgagggattgtggagcaatcccagggtgagagCTGCTATTGActgactgtggagagacagagggaggagaTCCTGGTGAGAAGTGCTGGTGGAGGAAATGTGGGcaaccatggaagcaaggcgaaactgctgagtcacgtgtagaGGGTGGAACCATCACCATCGCCTCTCTATCCCACACATGCCAGCaccagcagctgaacaatagagaggctggcccatcaaacgcctgatgcaccgaactacagagtaggaccccacctaGTGTTCCCTTTTAAGTTCCTGACAcaccaatctacagagtaggaccccagtcagGGGGGTCCCCTCTACTTGCCTGATACTCAGaagaacagagaaggaccccaggcaagggaggcctctaagtgcctgaatgggtggagctatagagaaagactggccaaggaggccttctgatcaccagctagaagaggcttgaaaaaagactctgataggtcCATAATTCCTGCCATGGAGGCAATCCCTGCAAAcgtggcaccaccagggtccttacaagccaagcagctgcaccaccttcatgctcagTTCTTAATGGGGCAgaactgccacaggcaaaaaatgtCTTGCGTCTATGCGCTCAGGGTCACTatggtcttgtctgactctgcgaccctgtagactgtggcctgtcagacttctctgtcagagaggggattctccaggcaagaatactggagtatattggccaatactggttgccatacccttc
It includes:
- the OR2T16 gene encoding olfactory receptor family 2 subfamily T member 16: MENASDTTGINFILLGLFDYTQTHLFLFAMVLMAFLTSLMGNTFMIMLIQVDPQLHTPMYFLLSQLSLMDMMLVLTIVPKMAANYLMHNRSISPAGCGAQIFLFLTLGGGECFLLAAMAYDRYVAICHPLRYPILMNQKLCLHMTAGSWLLGGVDGLMQAGATLSFPYCHSREVNHFFCEAPSLVHLACADTVIFEFFMYVCCVLMLLIPLSLILASYSLILAAVLHMQSTAARKKAFATCSSHLAVVGLFYGTLMFIYMRPKSSHSGAHDKVVSAFYTIFTPVLNPLIYSVRNKDVKGALRKWLVKHFRWSQ